tctttccacttaacaaacaaaataaagttgtaTAAAATTCTGTATCATTCAAGAAGGATCATCTTCTTTGgtatggagggagtactacttaacCCTGCTTAGCAAATTTAACTTTGCTATGCAGCCATCACTTGATTAAcgagtacttcctccgtcccataaaaatataggcaattgatatgacacgagaattaagataaaattggtaaagtaaaagtgatgaagagaatggtatggtaaagtaagaggaaTGAAGAGAATGATGGCTAAAATAGTGTTGGTGGATAGTGAgacatatattattaaattgatactataactttctaaaaataaaatgtatactacatccgttttttaaaaatagcaactattttcattttggatcattccttaaaaatataaactttataatttttctattttaggatatggaccccataatccactaactatatttcactactttttcttttcatctctcttactttactcatttttcaatttttctctctcttactttaccaaattttctcacttactttattaattgtgcattaaactCGCGTCATtttaaatgtttctattttttaaatacgaaaagagtatatttttatgagacggataAACAGAGAAATTCCAGATATTTTATGGGGTGTATATAAAAATTGGTGTATTTTAATGAtgttacaacaaaaaaatctaCATAGCGTTCGGGAAAGAAAAGGAATGGTAACTTTGTTTATACTCATCTTTATTCGCCAACTACCCTTCCTACCCCTCCGTGGGCAAACTTGCCTCCTCCCAACCCTAAACTTTGACCATCCAAAACAAACTGCTCCCCACTCCCTttatcactctctctctctatcaatacacagagaagaggaagaagaagagagataaAGAACAAATCCACTCCCATTTCCCCTGTCCGCCTGAATTGGCATTTTTTTCTCCATTTCCCCTTTACTCATAATCACCCtcattatattaatattaggCATGTAATGATTAGCCAAATATAAGCACCAACTCATCATTACCTTTTATAACATGATTAAATCTTAGCCACCCCCTAATAATAATTCTCCATATTTAAATACGCCCCTtcatcaataaatcaaaacaaaacaaaacaaaccaAACCCCCTCTCTTCCACCATGGATCATTAGTCCTTTATAAAACCCTACCCCtacccctccccctcccccccCCCTCTCTTCTTGGAGAGGAAGCAAAAGCTAAAAAGCTTCAAACTTGTTCACTTTGAGagcaaaaaaagaaagaaagcatGGACACATACGAAGCTACTCAAGTAGTGATGTCAAGGATCCAAAGCATGGATCCAGAAAACGCCTCCAAAATCATGGGCTCCATTCTGATTCAGGATCAAGGCGACAAGGAGATGATACGCCTCGCATTCGTCCCTGATTCCATCCTCCTCTCCTACATCTCCCAAGCCAAGTCCCGTCTCTCCTCCTCCCCAAGAATCTTGATTCCCACCAACAATTTCCACCCCAGCAGCCCCACCCCTTCCCTCAGCCCGAGACCCTTCTCCTACGCCGCCGCCCTCAACGCCCCCACCACCAATTCCGCCCAAAGCTTCAATTTTTACGGCTGCGACGACTCCTCCGTGGATCCGGTCATGAGCCCAAGTGGGCGGAGTGACTCCCTCGTCTTCCCTTATGGCGCGGAGGAGCCTAGCCCCCACCACCACTTCCACCGCCGCAGCAGCTCGGTGAACGACGCTGCGTTTCTTGCTAGCATGGATgactgcggcggcggcggcggcgggtgGCGACCCTGCATGTACTTCGCGAGGGGCTTCTGCAAGAACGGGAGCTCTTGCAAGTTCCTCCACGGCGGAGAGGAGGCGGCGGAGGTGGGATCTCCTGGAAAGGGGTTTGATGAGCTGATGAGGATGAAGGCGATTCAGCAGCAGAGGCTTGCGCTCATGGCGTCCTCTCCCCGCGGCCATTTCTCTTCTTACAATAAATGCGTAGACTTTCTCAGTGAGAATCCGaggtaaaaaaagaaattggggGAAAAAATTTAGTCTTTTTTTGGCCTTTTTTGTAAAGTCTTGTTCTTTTTTTGGAAGAAGTGAAAATCTGGGTTAATGATCTGATTTAGCAATGGGAATGTTAGATTCTGATGTAACTGAGTAGGAAAGTTTTTGCTTTTGGTGAATTTCTTGAAGCAATGTGGTTGGAATTGCTGAATTGGTGTTGAATTCTAACACAGGAGTGAGTTTTTGCCTGTGGGATTGGGGGCTGCTGCTTTGAGTTCGAGCTCGAGGCAAATTTACTTGACGTTTCCAGCGGATAGTACTTTCAAGGAGGAAGATGTCTCTAGCTATTTTAGGTAGGCGATTCGATTTGATTTGGTTGGGTGTTGGTTAGTTTAGGCTTTGATGATCAAATTGTTGTTGTAATGTGAGCTGATCTCTCTGCTTTTGAAGTATGTTTGGACCTGTTCAAGATGTTAGGATTCCGTTTCAGCAGAAGCGGATGTTTGGCTTTGTGACGTTTGTGTATCCGGAGACTGTCAAGCTCATCTTGGCGAAAGGGAATCCTCACTTTGTGTGTGATTCTCGCGTGCTTGTCAAGCCTTACAAGGAGAAGGGGAAGGTCGCTGAAAAGTAATTCCGAACCACCCCGTTTACTTTTATAAAAACTTTAGGTCGCGCATGTAATGAACCGTTGTGACTTGTGCGTTCGTTCTAGGAAACAACAACAGCACCACTTGGATTTGGGCATGGAGTCTAGTGAAAGCATTGAGCTCCCCTTTGGTAAGCTTGCGTGGATGGTGAATTATCGAAATTGGGGGGTTCCGTTTCGTTGCTGAGGCTTCCCTTGGTTTTACTTTAGGATCTAGAATGCTGTTCAATACACCGGAGATGATGCTGAGGAGGAAGCTGGAGCAGGAGGCGGAATTACAGCACGCGATCGAGCTTCAAGAAAGACGGATCATGAATTTGCAACTGATGGACCTGAAAAACCATCAACATAATCATCACCTCTTGCAAGGCTTTAGGGCAGGGATCCCAATGTCCTCGCCTCGCCAGTCTCAGTTTCTGATGAATCAAAACTTCATCCCTGATGGCTCGAATCAAGAAAACACAGAAGGTTTGCTCTAGTTTTCTTTTAAATACACAGAAAgtaattagtactagtatatatata
This portion of the Salvia splendens isolate huo1 chromosome 10, SspV2, whole genome shotgun sequence genome encodes:
- the LOC121752411 gene encoding zinc finger CCCH domain-containing protein 22-like isoform X2; the protein is MDTYEATQVVMSRIQSMDPENASKIMGSILIQDQGDKEMIRLAFVPDSILLSYISQAKSRLSSSPRILIPTNNFHPSSPTPSLSPRPFSYAAALNAPTTNSAQSFNFYGCDDSSVDPVMSPSGRSDSLVFPYGAEEPSPHHHFHRRSSSVNDAAFLASMDDCGGGGGGWRPCMYFARGFCKNGSSCKFLHGGEEAAEVGSPGKGFDELMRMKAIQQQRLALMASSPRGHFSSYNKCVDFLSENPRSEFLPVGLGAAALSSSSRQIYLTFPADSTFKEEDVSSYFSMFGPVQDVRIPFQQKRMFGFVTFVYPETVKLILAKGNPHFVCDSRVLVKPYKEKGKVAEKKQQQHHLDLGMESSESIELPFGSRMLFNTPEMMLRRKLEQEAELQHAIELQERRIMNLQLMDLKNHQHNHHLLQGFRAGIPMSSPRQSQFLMNQNFIPDGSNQENTEEGTKFCNNSVVGNVNGDDSNTPHSFDHMLPDNLFASPTKVAGEHNRSVFSEASASTGDSIPVTMTSSKNTTSLVLPAMASLKSCCVEIPRFSAGQEAIEM
- the LOC121752411 gene encoding zinc finger CCCH domain-containing protein 22-like isoform X3; translation: MDTYEATQVVMSRIQSMDPENASKIMGSILIQDQGDKEMIRLAFVPDSILLSYISQAKSRLSSSPRILIPTNNFHPSSPTPSLSPRPFSYAAALNAPTTNSAQSFNFYGCDDSSVDPVMSPSGRSDSLVFPYGAEEPSPHHHFHRRSSSVNDAAFLASMDDCGGGGGGWRPCMYFARGFCKNGSSCKFLHGGEEAAEVGSPGKGFDELMRMKAIQQQRLALMASSPRGHFSSYNKCVDFLSENPRSEFLPVGLGAAALSSSSRQIYLTFPADSTFKEEDVSSYFSMFGPVQDVRIPFQQKRMFGFVTFVYPETVKLILAKGNPHFVCDSRVLVKPYKEKGKVAEKKQQQHHLDLGMESSESIELPFGSRMLFNTPEMMLRRKLEQEAELQHAIELQERRIMNLQLMDLKNHQHNHHLLQGFRAGIPMSSPRQSQFLMNQNFIPDGSNQENTEGTKFCNNSVVGNVNGDDSNTPHSFDHMLPDNLFASPTKVAGEHNRSVFSEASASTGDSIPVTMTSSKNTTSLVLPAMASLKSCCVEIPRFSAGQEAIEM
- the LOC121752411 gene encoding zinc finger CCCH domain-containing protein 22-like isoform X1 — its product is MDTYEATQVVMSRIQSMDPENASKIMGSILIQDQGDKEMIRLAFVPDSILLSYISQAKSRLSSSPRILIPTNNFHPSSPTPSLSPRPFSYAAALNAPTTNSAQSFNFYGCDDSSVDPVMSPSGRSDSLVFPYGAEEPSPHHHFHRRSSSVNDAAFLASMDDCGGGGGGWRPCMYFARGFCKNGSSCKFLHGGEEAAEVGSPGKGFDELMRMKAIQQQRLALMASSPRGHFSSYNKCVDFLSENPRSEFLPVGLGAAALSSSSRQIYLTFPADSTFKEEDVSSYFSMFGPVQDVRIPFQQKRMFGFVTFVYPETVKLILAKGNPHFVCDSRVLVKPYKEKGKVAEKKQQQHHLDLGMESSESIELPFGSRMLFNTPEMMLRRKLEQEAELQHAIELQERRIMNLQLMDLKNHQHNHHLLQGFRAGIPMSSPRQSQFLMNQNFIPDGSNQENTEEFDGPAKSTNFVPEGTKFCNNSVVGNVNGDDSNTPHSFDHMLPDNLFASPTKVAGEHNRSVFSEASASTGDSIPVTMTSSKNTTSLVLPAMASLKSCCVEIPRFSAGQEAIEM